The Nitrospirota bacterium genome contains a region encoding:
- a CDS encoding GNAT family N-acetyltransferase, with amino-acid sequence MTMPDIRPMQAEDRDAVVQLLADSEPWTTLGYTSADWHRIFCPLPQGRESLVALVDGKVAGVALIREKFLLGDYLELLGVAPGTRKMGIGAALLAQVERSVFSRTKNLFACVSDFNATARAFYQKNGYQEIGPMPNFLIPGSAEILLRKTNGPAREKKA; translated from the coding sequence ATGACCATGCCGGACATCAGACCGATGCAGGCGGAGGACCGTGACGCCGTCGTACAACTCTTAGCGGACTCCGAACCTTGGACAACATTGGGCTATACCAGTGCGGATTGGCATCGCATCTTCTGCCCGCTGCCACAGGGACGTGAGAGCCTCGTGGCGCTGGTTGATGGGAAGGTCGCCGGAGTGGCGCTCATTCGCGAGAAGTTCTTACTGGGTGATTACCTGGAATTACTCGGGGTGGCCCCAGGAACAAGAAAGATGGGCATCGGTGCCGCTCTCCTGGCTCAGGTGGAGCGCTCCGTCTTCTCCAGAACGAAGAACCTCTTTGCCTGCGTCTCCGATTTTAATGCGACCGCTCGTGCCTTCTACCAGAAGAACGGCTATCAGGAAATCGGCCCCATGCCGAACTTTCTGATCCCCGGCAGCGCCGAAATACTGCTCCGCAAGACCAATGGCCCGGCGAGGGAGAAAAAAGCATAG
- a CDS encoding VOC family protein translates to MKVTKLLHTRMRVSDLDQTIRFYTTVLGLEVIERKTSPRGSQLAFLKVPNSDELIELTSFPPSGPVKVQEDLVHLAFQVENMDDTITSLTARGVTITDGPTQTSSGSRFIFIDAPDGYEIELIERPPGVKIV, encoded by the coding sequence ATGAAAGTTACGAAGCTCCTCCACACCCGCATGCGTGTCAGCGATCTGGATCAGACGATCCGGTTCTATACGACCGTGCTTGGCCTCGAGGTGATTGAACGGAAGACCTCGCCTCGCGGATCACAACTGGCGTTCCTGAAAGTTCCCAACAGCGATGAGCTGATTGAGCTGACGAGTTTTCCTCCCAGCGGGCCGGTGAAGGTCCAGGAAGACCTCGTCCATCTGGCCTTTCAAGTCGAGAACATGGACGACACCATCACGTCCCTCACCGCAAGGGGCGTCACGATCACGGACGGCCCTACCCAGACGTCATCCGGCAGCCGCTTCATCTTCATCGATGCCCCCGATGGTTATGAGATCGAACTCATCGAACGGCCTCCTGGCGTGAAGATCGTATAA
- the nuoL gene encoding NADH-quinone oxidoreductase subunit L, whose product MTYELIPLLPLASFLILGLFGPWIKDQAHLVAVPAVVVSWLLSLLVFFDVAGGHQTSFPLYTWLTSGALDIHIGFSIDRLTAVMLLLVTTVSSLVHIYTIGYMDRDPGYARFFSYIALFTFSMLMLVMADNLLQLFIFWEAVGLCSYLLIGHWYDRPAACAAATKAFIVNRVGDFGFMLGLLLVWYSFGSLDYSEIFAVAHESVGSVINILGPFGGTWDVSVLTLICLLLFTGAIGKSAQVPLHVWLPDAMEGPTPISALIHAATMVTAGVFMVARLAPLYNLSPAAMVVVALTGGLTMVVGATIAMTQTDIKRVVAYSTVSQLGYMIMACGLGAYASGMYHLLTHGAFKALLFLGCGSVIIALHHEQDMRRMGGLKDKLPVTYWTFVVGSLALSGFPLTSGSFSKDELLIATWSAGPLGQFLTVLGLITALMTAFYSFRLVFVTFWGPSHVDPHHAGHIHEPSQTMTIPLIVLALLSIATGYLGIPEFLGPMFETGTGGATHEGGAAIAITIAATSMGLLGIAAAYYVYVLHPSLPDQFARRWQSLYRGSLNKWYVDEAYDRTIVRPTFSAATELWKRVDVAVIDGAVNGVARAIAWSGWILRLTQSGQTQHYALGMALGVVVILTVFLMF is encoded by the coding sequence ATGACGTACGAACTCATTCCGCTGCTTCCATTAGCGTCGTTCCTGATCCTCGGACTTTTCGGACCTTGGATTAAGGACCAGGCCCATCTCGTCGCCGTCCCTGCTGTCGTCGTGTCGTGGCTGCTCTCGCTCCTGGTCTTTTTCGATGTGGCAGGTGGACATCAGACCAGCTTCCCCCTCTACACCTGGCTGACCTCTGGCGCGCTCGATATTCACATCGGCTTCTCCATCGACCGGCTGACCGCCGTGATGTTGCTCCTGGTCACGACCGTCAGTTCACTCGTCCACATCTATACCATCGGGTACATGGATCGAGATCCAGGCTATGCCCGCTTCTTCAGCTATATTGCCCTCTTTACCTTCTCGATGTTGATGTTGGTCATGGCGGACAACCTGCTGCAACTCTTCATCTTCTGGGAAGCGGTCGGGCTCTGCTCCTACCTGCTCATCGGCCATTGGTACGATCGTCCGGCTGCCTGCGCCGCCGCCACCAAAGCCTTCATCGTCAACCGCGTCGGCGATTTCGGCTTCATGCTCGGCCTGCTCTTAGTCTGGTACAGCTTCGGATCGCTCGACTATTCTGAAATATTTGCCGTCGCCCACGAGTCTGTGGGAAGCGTCATCAATATCCTCGGGCCGTTTGGTGGAACCTGGGATGTCTCCGTCTTGACACTCATCTGTCTCCTCCTCTTCACCGGCGCCATCGGCAAATCCGCTCAAGTGCCGCTCCACGTCTGGCTGCCGGATGCGATGGAAGGCCCCACCCCCATCTCGGCCCTCATTCATGCCGCGACGATGGTTACGGCCGGTGTCTTCATGGTGGCGCGCTTGGCTCCGCTCTATAATTTGTCTCCCGCCGCCATGGTGGTCGTGGCGCTCACCGGCGGGTTGACCATGGTCGTCGGTGCCACGATCGCCATGACCCAGACCGACATCAAACGCGTCGTGGCCTATTCGACGGTCAGTCAACTTGGCTACATGATCATGGCCTGCGGTCTCGGCGCCTATGCCTCAGGTATGTACCATCTCCTGACCCACGGGGCCTTCAAGGCCCTCCTCTTTCTCGGTTGCGGGTCGGTCATTATCGCCCTGCATCACGAGCAGGACATGCGGCGCATGGGCGGCTTGAAAGATAAATTGCCGGTGACCTATTGGACCTTCGTGGTGGGCTCGCTTGCACTGTCTGGCTTCCCGCTGACATCAGGGTCCTTCAGCAAAGACGAGCTGTTGATTGCGACCTGGTCCGCCGGCCCCCTCGGTCAGTTCCTCACCGTGCTCGGACTCATTACGGCGCTGATGACGGCGTTCTACAGCTTCCGGCTGGTCTTCGTCACGTTTTGGGGCCCTTCGCATGTCGACCCTCATCACGCAGGCCATATCCATGAACCCTCGCAGACCATGACCATACCGCTCATCGTCCTCGCCTTACTGAGCATCGCCACAGGGTATCTCGGCATTCCAGAGTTTCTCGGGCCGATGTTTGAGACCGGCACTGGCGGCGCGACGCACGAGGGGGGAGCCGCCATCGCCATCACGATCGCAGCCACGAGTATGGGCTTACTCGGGATCGCCGCCGCCTATTATGTCTACGTCCTCCACCCGTCACTCCCCGATCAATTCGCCAGGCGGTGGCAATCGCTCTATCGCGGCTCACTGAACAAATGGTATGTCGATGAGGCCTACGATCGGACGATCGTCCGCCCCACCTTTTCTGCCGCCACCGAACTGTGGAAACGTGTCGATGTCGCCGTGATCGATGGCGCGGTGAATGGTGTGGCCCGTGCGATCGCCTGGAGCGGCTGGATCTTGAGGCTCACACAAAGCGGACAGACGCAACATTATGCGCTCGGTATGGCGCTCGGGGTCGTGGTGATCCTGACCGTCTTTTTGATGTTCTGA
- a CDS encoding YihY/virulence factor BrkB family protein: MQPFRFLRDLLRSFQRHGCASLAASLAFFSLLSLFPLVFLLLYALSFVVSQDVIGEQVLLSFLKGFLPSLGEHVADELHRVSGLETVRWAVFLAVAWFGALVFYELDYALNVVFESAWRRHPLISTAIAVASLGVTGLVLILSYVATQTVNFLTGYAPKLWGLDLLALAAHDLFLTYTLPFGLAFLTVTGLYRLVPRRRPQWREAMIGALTFSMLWVSAKLLFVTYGTYATLYAHLYGSLLEVILLLLWVYYSAALLLIGAEVAHHLQQQALVLSSTALKTSHSEQALPDGPPV; this comes from the coding sequence ATGCAGCCCTTTCGTTTTCTCCGAGACCTGCTCCGATCGTTTCAACGCCATGGCTGTGCCAGTCTGGCTGCATCTCTCGCGTTCTTCTCCCTGCTCTCGCTCTTCCCTCTCGTCTTTCTCCTGCTCTACGCCCTGAGTTTTGTGGTGAGTCAGGACGTGATCGGGGAACAGGTGCTCCTCAGTTTCCTCAAGGGCTTCCTTCCTTCACTGGGCGAACATGTCGCAGATGAATTGCATCGGGTGAGCGGCCTTGAAACCGTCCGATGGGCCGTGTTTCTGGCCGTCGCCTGGTTCGGCGCATTGGTATTCTATGAACTCGACTATGCGTTGAACGTCGTCTTCGAAAGCGCCTGGCGCCGCCATCCCCTCATCTCGACGGCCATCGCGGTAGCGTCCCTCGGTGTGACCGGGCTCGTGCTGATTCTTTCCTATGTCGCCACTCAAACCGTCAACTTCTTAACGGGATACGCGCCAAAACTCTGGGGGCTGGACCTTCTGGCCCTCGCAGCCCACGATCTATTCCTCACCTATACCCTTCCCTTCGGGCTGGCCTTCCTGACCGTCACAGGCCTCTACCGACTCGTGCCCCGGCGACGGCCGCAATGGCGTGAGGCCATGATCGGGGCTCTGACGTTCAGTATGCTCTGGGTTTCGGCCAAACTGTTGTTCGTGACCTATGGCACCTATGCCACCCTCTACGCGCACCTCTACGGATCTCTCTTGGAAGTCATTCTATTGCTCCTCTGGGTCTATTACTCTGCAGCGCTCTTACTGATCGGCGCCGAAGTCGCCCACCACCTCCAGCAACAGGCGCTGGTGCTGTCGTCCACTGCCTTGAAAACATCTCATTCAGAGCAAGCCCTGCCGGATGGTCCCCCCGTCTAA
- the nuoK gene encoding NADH-quinone oxidoreductase subunit NuoK produces the protein MTIPLSYYLVLSGIVFLTGVTGVLLRRNIIIILLSVELMLNATNINFVAFSQYFHDVGGQVFVFFALTVAAAEVAVGLAIIIALYRAKSTINIDEFQLLKW, from the coding sequence ATGACGATCCCGTTGTCCTACTATCTCGTGCTGAGCGGCATCGTATTTCTGACGGGAGTCACCGGCGTGCTTCTTCGCCGGAACATCATCATTATCTTGCTGTCGGTTGAATTGATGTTAAATGCGACGAATATCAACTTCGTCGCCTTTTCGCAGTACTTCCACGATGTGGGAGGGCAGGTCTTCGTCTTCTTCGCCCTGACCGTCGCGGCGGCAGAAGTGGCAGTCGGATTGGCGATTATCATCGCCTTATATCGAGCCAAATCCACGATCAACATCGACGAATTTCAGTTACTGAAATGGTAA
- a CDS encoding site-2 protease family protein, which yields MVASIPDPAGDAELTLEISRCYGGHMTLSNWKIGRALGIPIHVHASWFVVFFFVTWSLATGYLPETLPGLSAPRYWGMGGIAALLLFLSVLLHELGHSYVALRYQIPIRQITLFIFGGMAHMGKEPPTPRAEFLIAMAGPLVSLILGVGCLGGAMATDALFAGSGLQGLVVLGGLLGMVNVQLGLFNLIPGFPLDGGRVLRAGLWAWSKDFDRATGQAALTGIGFGVAIGLIGAVLMVGTWFGAWEDSIATDGGWLIFIGAFLFSAALASRRQATIRVSLSSVRIRQVMVHPVVQVPPDMTLQDAVDQYFVAHGFSGFPVCEEGQVLGVVTVGDVQAVSTALWPWRRVRDIMSPVSPSFCIPPDWSVMQAMERMAQGGWDRLVVMEHGAIVGLITRSAIAQFLELHRA from the coding sequence ATGGTGGCAAGTATACCTGATCCAGCAGGCGATGCCGAGTTGACGCTCGAAATCTCCCGCTGTTACGGTGGACATATGACGTTATCCAATTGGAAGATCGGTCGTGCGCTCGGTATCCCGATTCACGTACATGCGTCCTGGTTTGTCGTGTTCTTCTTTGTCACCTGGTCCCTGGCGACAGGCTATCTACCGGAGACCTTACCTGGTCTGTCGGCCCCACGCTATTGGGGGATGGGTGGTATTGCCGCGCTCTTGCTGTTTCTCTCCGTCCTGTTGCATGAACTGGGACATTCCTATGTGGCGCTGCGCTATCAGATCCCGATCAGGCAGATCACCCTGTTCATCTTCGGCGGGATGGCGCATATGGGGAAAGAGCCGCCTACTCCGCGGGCGGAGTTTTTGATCGCGATGGCGGGGCCGCTGGTGAGCTTGATTCTGGGGGTCGGCTGTCTCGGCGGAGCCATGGCGACGGATGCGTTGTTTGCAGGATCAGGGCTGCAAGGACTTGTCGTCCTGGGAGGGTTGCTCGGCATGGTCAATGTGCAGCTCGGACTGTTCAATTTGATCCCCGGGTTCCCGTTAGATGGCGGACGGGTCTTACGTGCAGGGCTGTGGGCCTGGAGCAAGGATTTTGATCGAGCGACCGGCCAGGCCGCGTTGACGGGAATCGGATTCGGTGTGGCGATTGGGTTGATCGGCGCGGTCTTGATGGTGGGGACTTGGTTCGGCGCCTGGGAAGATTCCATCGCGACAGACGGGGGCTGGCTCATCTTCATCGGTGCCTTCCTTTTTTCGGCGGCGCTGGCCAGCAGACGGCAAGCCACGATACGGGTTTCGTTATCGTCGGTGAGGATTCGTCAGGTGATGGTGCACCCGGTGGTGCAGGTGCCACCGGACATGACGTTGCAGGATGCGGTCGATCAGTACTTCGTCGCGCATGGATTTAGTGGGTTCCCAGTCTGTGAGGAGGGGCAGGTGCTCGGGGTGGTTACTGTGGGGGATGTGCAGGCTGTTTCGACGGCATTGTGGCCATGGCGCCGCGTGCGCGACATCATGAGTCCCGTGTCGCCATCGTTCTGTATTCCTCCGGACTGGTCGGTCATGCAGGCGATGGAGCGGATGGCTCAGGGCGGGTGGGATCGTCTTGTGGTGATGGAGCATGGAGCGATCGTGGGGCTCATCACCCGATCGGCCATCGCACAGTTTCTGGAACTGCATCGGGCGTAA
- a CDS encoding NADH-quinone oxidoreductase subunit M, producing the protein MHSGGFPWLSLLLVLPLVGAAAMYVVTESTARWIALAATLADLCIALPLWWLFDPQSSQMQFTEHIAWITAPPIYYSLGLDGISLPLVLMTVAIMPLCVLASWTAITIRVQGFMAMLLIMETAMLGVFVALDFVLFYIFWEAMLIPMYLLIGVWGGPNRLYAAIKFFLYTLAGSVLLLVAIFALYFYGGHTFDILALSQGTYPASLQMWLFLAFFAAFAVKVPMFPFHTWLPDAHVEAPTAGSVILASILLKMGTYGFLRFSLPMLPDASRSFMPMMVALSIVAIIYGAYMALAQVDLKKLIAYSSVSHMGFVTLGIFVLNQQGIEGAVLQMVNHGITTGALFLCVGMIYERTHSRLIADNVGLASPMPQYATLLVIFALSSLGLPGTNSFVGEFLVLVGTFLWSKVATAFASLGIILAAAYILWMIQRVVFGVPLPHQLPKLKDLNRRELATLVPLALLVFWIGFFPNPLVSRMHQSVNGMIASMSRAKVAPTTQLSAGGASPLLADGGQPLTTEGISR; encoded by the coding sequence ATGCATAGCGGCGGATTTCCCTGGCTCTCACTCCTCCTCGTCCTCCCCCTTGTGGGAGCTGCCGCGATGTATGTCGTGACGGAATCGACCGCTCGCTGGATTGCGCTGGCCGCGACCTTGGCAGACCTCTGTATCGCGCTCCCGCTCTGGTGGCTCTTCGATCCTCAATCGAGCCAGATGCAGTTCACCGAACATATCGCCTGGATTACCGCGCCCCCCATTTACTACAGCCTGGGCCTCGATGGAATCAGCCTTCCGCTGGTCTTGATGACCGTTGCGATTATGCCCCTGTGCGTCCTGGCCTCCTGGACTGCGATCACGATAAGAGTGCAGGGCTTCATGGCCATGCTACTGATCATGGAGACAGCCATGCTCGGGGTATTCGTCGCCTTAGACTTCGTCTTGTTCTATATCTTCTGGGAAGCCATGTTGATTCCGATGTATCTCCTCATCGGTGTCTGGGGAGGACCGAATCGGCTCTATGCGGCCATCAAGTTCTTTCTCTATACCCTTGCGGGGAGCGTGCTGTTATTGGTCGCCATCTTCGCCCTCTACTTTTATGGAGGACATACGTTCGACATCCTCGCGTTGAGCCAAGGGACCTACCCGGCGTCGCTGCAAATGTGGCTCTTCCTGGCCTTCTTCGCCGCTTTCGCGGTCAAAGTCCCCATGTTCCCATTTCACACCTGGCTCCCGGACGCCCACGTTGAAGCCCCGACAGCCGGCAGCGTCATCCTCGCCAGCATTTTGCTGAAAATGGGCACCTATGGATTTCTGCGATTCAGTTTGCCGATGCTGCCGGACGCCAGCCGTTCCTTCATGCCCATGATGGTCGCCCTCTCCATCGTCGCGATCATCTATGGCGCCTATATGGCGCTGGCCCAGGTGGATCTCAAGAAGCTGATCGCCTATTCAAGTGTGAGCCACATGGGGTTCGTGACCCTCGGGATCTTTGTCTTGAACCAACAGGGCATCGAAGGAGCCGTGCTCCAAATGGTGAACCATGGGATTACGACCGGCGCGCTGTTCCTCTGCGTCGGCATGATCTATGAGCGCACCCACAGCCGATTGATCGCCGACAATGTCGGCCTGGCGTCACCGATGCCGCAATATGCCACCTTGTTGGTGATTTTCGCCTTGTCGTCACTCGGCCTCCCCGGCACCAATAGTTTTGTCGGAGAGTTCCTCGTGCTCGTCGGCACCTTCCTCTGGAGCAAAGTTGCCACCGCCTTTGCCTCGTTGGGCATCATCCTCGCCGCCGCCTATATTCTCTGGATGATTCAGCGAGTCGTCTTTGGCGTCCCGCTCCCGCACCAACTCCCGAAGCTGAAGGACCTCAACCGGCGAGAGCTCGCCACGCTGGTGCCGTTGGCTCTGTTGGTCTTTTGGATCGGATTCTTTCCGAATCCGCTCGTGAGCCGGATGCATCAAAGCGTGAACGGCATGATCGCCTCCATGTCCCGAGCGAAGGTGGCACCGACGACCCAACTCTCTGCCGGAGGAGCCTCGCCGCTGTTGGCAGACGGTGGACAGCCGCTGACGACTGAAGGGATCTCGCGATGA
- the dapF gene encoding diaminopimelate epimerase, with translation MKNGFFRGHGLGNDYVVMDPKELSFSLSPSRIKSICDRNWGLGSDGILALVPSKKADFGLRIYNPDGSEAEKSGNGLRIFARYLHATGKTKKTHFTVETKGGLVTIDLHVDRHGDASAVTVEMGRATFQPAALPCTLTTSELIEQPIDAAGQSLIFTGVSVGNPHCVVFKSAGQAWSREDLLKLGPALENHALFPKRTNVQLAVPTGPKELFILIWERGAGETQASGSSSCAAASAAVRLGLVKSPVTVKMPGGQLNIEVTSDFSLTMKGPVAEVARGSLSPSFVRSLR, from the coding sequence ATGAAGAACGGTTTCTTTCGCGGACATGGGCTGGGCAACGACTATGTGGTGATGGATCCCAAAGAACTTTCGTTCTCGCTCAGCCCATCGAGGATCAAATCCATCTGCGACCGCAATTGGGGCTTGGGCAGCGATGGGATTCTTGCGCTGGTGCCGTCAAAAAAAGCGGACTTCGGCCTGCGCATCTATAATCCAGACGGCAGTGAAGCGGAAAAGTCCGGCAACGGACTGCGGATCTTCGCCCGCTATCTCCATGCCACCGGCAAAACGAAAAAAACACACTTCACCGTTGAGACCAAGGGCGGGCTCGTGACGATCGATCTGCATGTCGACCGGCATGGAGATGCCAGCGCCGTGACCGTTGAAATGGGTCGGGCCACATTCCAGCCGGCGGCACTTCCCTGCACCCTCACCACCAGCGAACTGATCGAACAGCCCATCGACGCCGCAGGCCAGTCGCTCATCTTCACCGGTGTCAGCGTCGGCAATCCCCATTGCGTCGTCTTCAAATCAGCAGGACAGGCCTGGTCACGGGAGGATCTCCTGAAATTAGGGCCGGCACTCGAGAACCATGCCCTCTTCCCGAAACGTACGAACGTCCAACTCGCCGTGCCAACCGGCCCGAAAGAACTCTTCATCCTCATCTGGGAGCGGGGGGCCGGTGAAACCCAGGCCTCCGGCTCCTCCTCCTGTGCCGCGGCCAGTGCGGCGGTCCGACTCGGATTGGTGAAAAGCCCCGTCACGGTGAAGATGCCGGGAGGCCAGCTCAACATTGAAGTGACCTCGGACTTCA
- a CDS encoding NADH-quinone oxidoreductase subunit N: MNLYGTDLLALLPELIVVATACLVIALDPITPASRRDLLAWLSLGALALCLGLTGGQIATLNVRVSAFSDLAVIDAYARFWKVLLYGVTGLTILMSLPYLKAEHIHLGEYYGFILLALSGMMVMVSSADLLTMYLGTELMSLSLYVMTGLNRSKPRSLEAAAKYFVLGAFSSGILLYGISLLYGMAGSSKLASIAIAIGTHGANDPLVLIATILVAVGFSFKLAAVPFHMWTPDVYQGAPTSVTAFMAVAAKAASFAAFMRVFVEGLGGLKADWSLLFLLIALVTLVLGNVVAIVQTNIKRMLAYSSIAHAGYALIGFVAAGRAVGPSGSTPGLASVMIYLALYSFMTLGAFAVIGMLRKGEREGEEIEDFTGLAKRQPLAAFLMLVFMVSLAGIPPTAGFIGKFYVFMAAVDAGLAWLAAIALLFAAVSAYYYMRVVMVMYMREPDPAAVAPRLVTSPALSFVLACAVAGVILFGLFPNPLVSFALQSVLTLK; this comes from the coding sequence ATGAACCTCTACGGCACCGACCTCTTAGCCCTGCTTCCTGAGCTCATTGTCGTTGCGACGGCCTGTCTTGTCATCGCACTGGACCCCATCACACCGGCCTCGCGGCGGGATCTCCTGGCCTGGCTGAGCCTGGGCGCCCTCGCCCTCTGCCTTGGGCTCACCGGCGGACAAATTGCCACGTTAAATGTCCGGGTCTCTGCCTTTAGTGATCTGGCGGTGATCGATGCCTATGCCAGATTCTGGAAGGTCCTGCTCTATGGCGTGACCGGCCTGACGATCTTGATGTCGCTGCCGTATCTGAAGGCCGAACACATCCACCTGGGCGAGTACTACGGGTTCATCCTCCTCGCCTTGTCCGGCATGATGGTCATGGTCTCAAGCGCCGACTTGCTCACGATGTATCTCGGCACCGAACTCATGTCGCTCTCGCTCTACGTCATGACCGGGCTCAATCGATCGAAACCCCGTTCGCTGGAGGCTGCCGCCAAATACTTCGTCCTCGGTGCCTTCTCCTCAGGGATTCTCTTGTACGGCATCTCCTTGCTCTACGGGATGGCCGGCAGCTCCAAATTGGCCTCGATCGCCATCGCCATCGGCACGCACGGGGCCAACGACCCCCTCGTGCTGATCGCCACGATTCTCGTGGCTGTGGGCTTCAGCTTTAAGCTCGCCGCCGTGCCGTTCCATATGTGGACGCCCGATGTCTATCAAGGAGCGCCGACCTCTGTGACGGCCTTTATGGCAGTAGCGGCAAAAGCGGCCAGCTTTGCCGCCTTCATGCGTGTCTTCGTGGAAGGCCTTGGCGGACTCAAGGCCGACTGGTCGCTCCTGTTCCTGCTCATCGCCCTTGTCACCCTGGTGCTCGGAAATGTCGTGGCCATCGTGCAAACCAACATCAAACGGATGTTGGCCTATTCCAGCATCGCCCATGCAGGCTACGCCTTGATCGGCTTTGTGGCGGCAGGCCGCGCCGTCGGCCCGTCGGGATCCACGCCAGGCCTGGCCAGCGTCATGATCTATCTCGCCCTCTATTCGTTCATGACGCTCGGAGCCTTCGCGGTGATCGGCATGCTCCGGAAGGGTGAGCGCGAGGGCGAAGAGATTGAGGATTTCACGGGCCTCGCAAAGCGCCAACCGCTCGCGGCCTTTCTCATGCTGGTCTTCATGGTCTCACTCGCGGGCATTCCGCCGACCGCCGGTTTCATCGGAAAGTTCTATGTCTTCATGGCGGCAGTCGACGCAGGCTTGGCCTGGCTCGCCGCCATCGCCCTGCTCTTTGCCGCCGTATCGGCGTACTACTACATGCGGGTCGTGATGGTGATGTATATGCGCGAGCCCGATCCCGCTGCGGTTGCGCCACGTCTCGTGACGTCGCCGGCCCTCTCCTTCGTGTTAGCCTGCGCCGTTGCCGGCGTCATTCTCTTCGGCCTCTTCCCCAACCCTCTCGTCAGCTTTGCGCTACAATCAGTCCTGACGCTCAAATAA
- a CDS encoding polysaccharide deacetylase family protein: MHPRYSPAMLCLTLAMLLTPALPPFAQAQVIKSGPSSCPGVALTFDLCPVQKGTGYDQNLIDYLIEQKIPATFFMSGKWMAKHDQQVQALLQIPFFEIGTHGEIHAHLPLHSVDEQKQEILGPVRLLKTKYHHDATLFRPPYGEFNDDTVNMVRSLGLRFILWNVVSGDPDPTITAIQIEDRMKRSVRKGSVIVMHANGKGKHTHEVVQNLQEHLLPERRLTPMTMSDLLICNEATP, from the coding sequence ATGCACCCGCGCTACTCGCCCGCCATGTTGTGCCTGACCCTCGCAATGCTGCTGACCCCGGCACTGCCGCCCTTCGCGCAGGCCCAGGTGATCAAATCTGGGCCCTCCTCCTGTCCCGGAGTGGCCCTGACGTTCGACCTCTGCCCGGTACAGAAAGGGACAGGTTACGATCAGAACTTAATCGATTATTTGATCGAGCAGAAGATCCCTGCCACCTTCTTCATGTCGGGGAAGTGGATGGCGAAGCACGACCAGCAAGTACAAGCCCTCCTCCAGATCCCCTTCTTTGAAATCGGCACCCACGGAGAAATCCATGCCCATCTGCCGCTCCATTCCGTGGACGAACAGAAACAAGAAATCCTCGGTCCGGTTCGTCTGCTCAAAACCAAATACCATCATGACGCGACCCTGTTTCGCCCTCCCTATGGGGAATTCAACGACGACACGGTCAATATGGTGCGGTCCCTTGGCCTTCGATTCATTCTCTGGAATGTGGTGTCCGGCGATCCAGATCCGACGATTACGGCAATCCAGATCGAAGACCGAATGAAGCGATCAGTCCGAAAGGGCAGCGTCATCGTCATGCATGCCAACGGAAAGGGCAAACATACGCACGAAGTCGTGCAAAACCTCCAGGAACATCTCCTGCCGGAGCGACGCCTCACCCCCATGACCATGAGCGACCTCCTGATCTGTAATGAGGCGACGCCATGA